In Actinoplanes derwentensis, the following proteins share a genomic window:
- a CDS encoding catalase — MKPTVPGPAAKEPAETSPVAESLATARGLQSGPDLTTSQGVRLPDTDHSLKAGPRGPTLLEDFHLREKITHFDHERIPERVVHARGAGAYGTFTAYGSAASVTSAGFLAEKGRETEVFARFSTVLGSRGSADTVRDVRGFAVKFYTAEGNFDLVGNNMPVFFIQDAIKFPDLIHAAKWHPDREIPQAQTAHDTFWDFVSLHTEATHMVLWAMSDRGIPRSYRTMEGFGVHTFRLVNVDGTSSLVKFHWKPVAGVHSLAWEEAQLTAGFDPDFHRRDLADSIDAGLFFEYELGIQVLPDTDDETFEGIDLLDPTKLVPEELAPVQPVGKLTLNRNPDNFHAETEQIAFHIGNLVPGIEVTNDPLLQGRLFSYLDTQLSRLGGPNFTQLPVNRAHAPVNDNLRDGIHQSVVHQGIAPYLPNSLAGADGPVPAGAQSAEARPGGEAGGGYVNLPEPVDGPKIRANPVSFSDHYSQAALFYASLSPIEQGHVAEAITFELSKLYEQPIRERVLEVLANVDTELTEQVAAGLGLPAPVGKPPAEVTPSPALAQIDGRTWPVAGRIVGVIGTADTDVSTLQRDLKTHGVVVRLIAPTGGDGVERTFQTARSVEFDTVLVTSATTDPRVAVLLQEAYRHAKPIGVSGDGVRTLTAAGIDATAPGILPDPGADQIVTALAAHRVWDRVPLLKPPVS; from the coding sequence ATGAAACCGACTGTTCCTGGCCCGGCGGCGAAGGAACCCGCCGAGACCAGCCCGGTCGCGGAGTCCCTGGCGACTGCCCGGGGACTGCAGAGCGGACCGGATCTGACCACCTCGCAGGGTGTGCGCCTGCCGGACACCGACCACTCCCTCAAGGCCGGTCCCCGCGGGCCGACGTTGCTGGAGGACTTCCACCTGCGGGAGAAGATCACTCACTTCGACCACGAACGGATCCCGGAGCGGGTGGTCCACGCCCGGGGTGCCGGCGCCTACGGGACGTTCACCGCGTACGGGAGCGCCGCCTCCGTGACCAGCGCCGGTTTCCTCGCCGAGAAGGGCCGGGAGACCGAGGTGTTCGCCCGGTTCTCCACAGTGCTCGGCTCACGCGGGTCGGCCGACACGGTCCGTGACGTGCGCGGCTTCGCCGTGAAGTTCTACACCGCCGAAGGCAACTTCGACCTGGTCGGCAACAACATGCCGGTCTTCTTCATTCAGGACGCGATCAAGTTCCCGGACCTGATCCACGCCGCCAAATGGCATCCGGACCGGGAGATCCCGCAGGCGCAGACCGCGCACGACACGTTCTGGGACTTCGTGTCCCTGCACACCGAGGCCACCCACATGGTTTTGTGGGCGATGTCCGACCGGGGCATTCCCCGCTCGTACCGGACGATGGAGGGTTTCGGCGTCCACACGTTCCGTCTCGTCAATGTTGACGGGACGAGTTCACTCGTCAAGTTCCACTGGAAGCCGGTCGCCGGGGTGCACTCACTGGCCTGGGAGGAGGCCCAGCTGACCGCCGGATTCGACCCCGACTTCCACCGCCGGGACCTCGCCGACTCGATCGACGCGGGACTGTTCTTCGAATACGAACTCGGCATCCAGGTCCTGCCGGACACCGACGACGAGACGTTCGAGGGCATCGACCTGCTCGACCCGACGAAACTCGTACCGGAGGAGCTGGCACCGGTCCAGCCGGTCGGGAAGCTGACGCTGAACCGGAACCCGGACAACTTCCACGCCGAGACCGAGCAGATCGCCTTCCACATCGGCAACCTGGTCCCCGGCATCGAGGTCACCAACGATCCGCTGCTGCAGGGCCGGCTCTTCTCCTACCTGGACACCCAGCTCAGCCGCCTGGGCGGGCCGAACTTCACCCAGCTGCCGGTCAACCGCGCGCACGCCCCGGTCAACGACAACCTCCGCGACGGCATCCACCAGAGCGTCGTGCATCAGGGCATCGCCCCCTACCTGCCGAACAGTCTCGCCGGTGCGGACGGCCCGGTCCCGGCCGGAGCGCAGTCGGCCGAGGCCAGGCCGGGCGGCGAGGCCGGCGGCGGCTACGTCAACCTGCCGGAACCCGTGGACGGCCCCAAGATCCGGGCGAACCCGGTGTCGTTCTCCGACCACTACTCGCAGGCGGCGCTCTTCTACGCGAGTCTCAGCCCGATCGAACAGGGTCACGTCGCCGAGGCGATCACCTTCGAGCTGAGCAAGCTCTACGAGCAGCCGATCCGCGAACGGGTGCTGGAGGTCCTGGCGAACGTGGACACCGAGCTGACCGAGCAGGTCGCGGCCGGACTGGGGCTGCCGGCCCCCGTCGGGAAGCCGCCGGCCGAGGTCACGCCGTCACCCGCCCTGGCCCAGATCGACGGCCGGACATGGCCGGTCGCGGGTCGGATCGTCGGTGTGATCGGCACCGCTGACACCGACGTCTCGACTCTTCAGCGGGACCTGAAAACCCACGGCGTGGTGGTACGCCTGATCGCGCCGACCGGGGGTGACGGGGTGGAACGCACCTTCCAGACCGCACGATCCGTCGAGTTCGACACCGTCCTGGTCACGTCGGCCACCACTGACCCGCGGGTGGCGGTCCTGCTGCAGGAGGCCTACCGGCATGCCAAGCCGATCGGCGTCTCCGGCGACGGCGTGCGCACGCTGACCGCGGCCGGCATCGACGCCACCGCCCCGGGCATCCTGCCCGACCCGGGCGCCGACCAGATCGTCACGGCGCTGGCCGCCCACCGGGTCTGGGACCGGGTACCGCTGCTGAAGCCGCCCGTCTCCTGA
- a CDS encoding LLM class F420-dependent oxidoreductase: MSIGFGVFVPQGWRMDLVEIADPVEQYEAMTAVAKVADAGPWDSIWVYDHFHTVPEPTINSTFEAWTVTSTLSRDTSRVNIGQMVGCNGYRHPALYAKIASTVDVASHGRLYAGLGAGWYEHEWKAYGYEWAEVPERMAAFREAVEVVHKMWTEERPVFEGRHYRIDQPINEPKGVRKPHPSFWLGGGGEKVTLKLVAKYADGANFGNGDPELFRQKAAVLRAHCDKLGRDYDRIKKSTSIHLDPAESTADTIARLERLAEAGANYFIIYIPRVAYDHEPLQRFAEEIIPRF, from the coding sequence ATGAGCATTGGTTTCGGGGTATTCGTGCCGCAGGGATGGCGGATGGACTTGGTCGAGATCGCCGACCCGGTCGAGCAGTACGAGGCGATGACGGCTGTCGCGAAGGTCGCCGACGCCGGTCCCTGGGACAGCATCTGGGTCTACGACCATTTTCATACGGTTCCGGAACCCACCATCAACAGCACCTTCGAGGCGTGGACCGTCACGTCCACGCTGTCGCGCGACACCAGCCGGGTGAACATCGGCCAGATGGTCGGCTGCAACGGCTACCGGCACCCGGCGCTGTACGCGAAGATCGCCTCGACCGTCGACGTGGCCAGCCACGGCCGGCTCTACGCGGGTCTCGGCGCGGGCTGGTACGAGCACGAGTGGAAGGCCTACGGCTACGAGTGGGCCGAGGTTCCCGAGCGGATGGCCGCCTTCCGGGAGGCCGTCGAGGTCGTGCACAAGATGTGGACCGAGGAGCGCCCGGTCTTCGAGGGTAGGCACTATCGGATCGATCAGCCGATCAACGAGCCGAAGGGGGTCCGCAAGCCGCACCCGTCGTTCTGGCTCGGCGGCGGTGGGGAGAAGGTGACGCTGAAGCTGGTGGCGAAGTACGCCGACGGCGCCAACTTCGGCAACGGCGACCCGGAGCTGTTCCGGCAGAAGGCGGCGGTGCTGCGCGCGCACTGCGACAAGCTGGGCCGCGACTACGACCGGATCAAGAAGTCGACGAGCATCCACCTCGATCCGGCCGAATCCACCGCCGACACCATCGCCCGGCTGGAACGCCTGGCCGAGGCGGGCGCGAACTACTTCATCATCTACATCCCCCGGGTGGCCTACGACCACGAGCCGTTGCAGCGCTTCGCCGAGGAGATCATCCCCAGGTTCTGA
- a CDS encoding substrate-binding domain-containing protein, whose product MTHWELEPIIAVLSVAVPFIAFVWEFAIVRRKRLGYRVQMDTPATSPAHPANAAALAQLHENGRPLHDPSFVLLRVENAGWTEIVSGDYLADDHDRAGIRVTFPGRRVVDVALSETSQDELADFFFTDEGGHTTTAAGFGIGNEKDAGLVRLPKVKLNPRAYYKVLVVLERQEGNVRKEFDDPSFRADVSGRHNRWIDRLAKVRLDRTESHTFASRPALVGIGLLVAAVLAQSGLILFRDDSRPPLDCVGGTLYLHGSTAFAPSVTAAAARYEEQCRGVKARIPIGDSTFQGSAEGVGELEAAGRAVDLSRVPGLGTHLAFTDGYAEGSHPQVLPRPIAYSLYTLIVNKDVGVRDLSLRQIRDIYARKITDWSRVGGPPMPIQLVNRHPGSGTRTALVNRVLQADMPNATVNDCAALEPGTAGVCEVGSTQRLLEKVAATPGALGYSEVSNAAKDSRILKVHIDHDPATLAGVEDGGYPYWQTEYAYTYGELPADSIGAAFLRYLTDQEGKDILREHGNRPCAETEYPLECEPR is encoded by the coding sequence ATGACGCACTGGGAACTCGAACCGATCATCGCCGTCCTGAGCGTGGCGGTCCCGTTCATCGCGTTCGTGTGGGAGTTCGCGATCGTCCGCCGCAAACGGCTCGGCTATCGGGTGCAGATGGACACTCCGGCCACCAGCCCGGCTCATCCGGCGAACGCCGCAGCGCTGGCCCAGTTGCACGAGAACGGCAGGCCGCTGCACGACCCGTCGTTCGTACTGCTGCGGGTCGAGAACGCCGGCTGGACCGAGATCGTCTCCGGCGACTATCTGGCCGACGACCACGACCGGGCCGGTATCCGGGTCACCTTTCCGGGCCGCCGCGTGGTCGATGTGGCGCTGAGCGAAACAAGTCAGGACGAACTGGCCGACTTCTTCTTCACCGACGAGGGCGGGCACACCACCACGGCCGCCGGTTTCGGGATCGGCAACGAGAAGGACGCCGGTCTGGTCCGGCTGCCGAAGGTGAAACTGAACCCGCGCGCGTACTACAAGGTCCTGGTGGTGCTGGAACGCCAGGAGGGCAACGTCCGCAAGGAGTTCGACGATCCGTCGTTCCGCGCCGATGTCAGCGGCCGGCACAACCGATGGATCGACCGGCTCGCGAAGGTCCGGCTGGATCGCACCGAGAGCCACACGTTCGCGTCCCGCCCGGCGCTGGTCGGTATCGGTCTGCTGGTGGCGGCGGTACTGGCGCAGTCCGGGCTGATCCTGTTTCGTGACGACAGCCGGCCGCCGCTGGACTGTGTGGGCGGCACCCTGTACCTGCACGGTTCTACCGCGTTCGCGCCGTCGGTGACCGCTGCCGCCGCACGCTACGAGGAGCAGTGCCGTGGTGTGAAAGCCCGGATCCCGATCGGCGATTCGACGTTCCAGGGCAGCGCGGAGGGTGTCGGCGAACTGGAGGCGGCGGGCCGGGCCGTCGACCTGAGCCGGGTTCCTGGACTCGGCACGCACCTCGCGTTCACCGACGGGTACGCGGAGGGCTCCCACCCGCAGGTACTGCCCCGGCCGATCGCGTATTCGCTGTACACGTTGATCGTCAACAAGGACGTCGGTGTCCGTGACCTCAGTCTGCGGCAGATCCGTGACATCTATGCCCGGAAGATCACCGACTGGTCCCGGGTCGGCGGGCCGCCGATGCCGATTCAACTGGTGAACCGGCATCCCGGCTCGGGGACCCGGACCGCGCTGGTGAACCGGGTGCTGCAGGCGGACATGCCGAACGCGACAGTCAACGACTGCGCCGCTCTCGAACCGGGCACGGCCGGTGTCTGTGAGGTGGGCAGCACCCAGCGGCTGCTGGAGAAGGTCGCCGCCACGCCGGGTGCGCTCGGCTACAGCGAGGTCAGCAACGCGGCCAAGGACAGCCGGATCCTGAAGGTGCACATCGACCACGATCCGGCGACGCTGGCCGGGGTCGAGGACGGCGGCTATCCGTACTGGCAGACGGAGTACGCGTACACGTACGGCGAGCTTCCGGCCGATTCGATCGGTGCGGCGTTCCTGCGGTACCTCACCGATCAGGAGGGCAAGGACATCCTCCGCGAGCACGGAAACCGGCCGTGCGCGGAGACGGAGTACCCGCTGGAGTGTGAACCGCGCTGA